From Quercus robur chromosome 8, dhQueRobu3.1, whole genome shotgun sequence:
aacaaccaaactTAGTACCAAAATTTGGGATAAGTTATAGATCCTCAACAAAGTAGTCAGTGTCAGTCAAATGTATTATTTTCCTCCTATTCTAACCAAAGTCATAATACTCTCTATATAACCTTCCTAATTTCCATGTCACAAACCAAACAATGTGGTGAATAGGATTCAAATTGCATTGAATAACAGCTACCATAATCAAAACCAAGCAAAttccaaccaaaaaagaaaaaagtaaagacCTTATGAGGGTCTTTGGGGACACCATAGCCACTGGAGTACATCTGGCCCACAAGGACTTGCATGGCGCTATCACCAGCCTTAGCCTCCTTGAGCGTGTCCTGGAACCACCGCTTCACACAGTCCGATACCACCAAAGCCAGTGGCAACCGATTCTGCTGAGTCTCAGAGCTCTCCATTATCTTCTTCCTCTCCGAGTCGACTCGGACAGCCCCGGGTTTCGCTGTTTCCGGGGACGAGACTCGGATTCTCGATATGGGTTTCGCGCGTTTCGGCCTTGGGAGCTTATCTGAAGCGATAATTTTGGCGAACTCCTGGAACTTGGTGGTTGAAGGAATTGATTTTCCCATAAAACAAACAGAGAAAAGAGTGAGagagtatataaaaatattaagggaGTATGTGTGAAAATTGAGATCAGTTTTGTTTTAGGGGCTTTTGAGTTGACATTCTTATCTCTGTTATCTGGTTTTCATGGTGGCGGGGTGTGGGTTTGAGGTATGAGTTTCTGAGATCTTAATTcttaagcaaaacaaaaaagacattTTTTGCATACTGTCTGGCAGTTTCTTTGAGTTCTTtagattgttttgttttttactttttttagttGACCCTTGCATTTGTTTTCAATCTGAATTTTTacccttatatttttttttttgagaaatttctacccttatatttaaaatttactaTTGTTGTCTATAGTGTTATAGCATATTAGAGCACTAGcaatagtggtgctaaaaagctaaaaagctatttttagcaccactacaCATGAAAAAGAGCATTGCAATAGTGGAgttaaaggtaaaatttttaccttCATTGCTACTGATTGTGTACTGTAGCAGAcagctaaaaaaagaaaaaaaaaagattttttattctcctttcggtttaaaataatatttgtttgtttgtttttttcatgTTCTTTTATTCTCCAAACTGCAAGCCTCTATGAACTCTGAAGACAAAACCTTCTCTCAAActcactctctcaaactctcacatCTTTGTCTCACCGCCGCTGGCCCGACTCGATCCTCAACGTCACTGGCCCACCGAAGCTCGATGTCACTGACCCACCAGCTAACCCACGCCTCTGATCCACGCCTCTGACCCATCTCGACCTTCTCTAATGCTCTCAACTCTCTAAAACTCTCTTAAACTCTCACCTTTGAACTCTCACCTCTCTGTCCCGCTGCCGCCGCCACCGATCCACGCCTCCGACCTAACTCGCCTTTAGGTGAGTTGTCTCTGTCTTCTTCATCTACATGCTTGGGATTTTTGATTTGGGTAATTggaatgataaatttataatatctgtTGAATCTAATGATAAATCGTTGAGGATTGGAATGTATTGAGAATTTTCTATTTGCAGggatttatgtttttgtttttaaatattagttTGAGAATTTTCTGTGTGTAGGGaatgctacatttttttttttttaatgtttttgcttCTTGTTGATTTTCtgtttgttgattttattttattgatatgtGTATCACTGTTAGTGTGGAGTACCAGACTCAATCAATTATAGTATGCCCCTTATTTCAAGCAGGTTGTAAGTTCTTTGAAGCTGGGTACTTTTTCTAGCCAAATTCActatattttgttcttaaatattttgttatggAAACATCACAACCTAAACGTCGTCGCTATATCCGATGTAATCATTTGGCAAGCCATGAGAGgcttttttcttgattattttgcTCTCATACCAATATATCAACCCGCTTTATTTCGTAGAAGATTTCAGATGAAACGTTCTCTTTTCCTCCATATTCAATCTAAGGTAGAAACTCATGACTCTTATtttgtccaaaaaagaaatagtgtCAACAAACTTGGTTTATCTTCATTACAAAAGATAACTATTGCATTTAGAATACTTGTGTATGGAGTGTTAGGTGATTTGATGGATGAATATATGCAGATTGGAGAAACTACTGcatcaaaaagtttgaaaaaatttgttactGCGGTAATTGATGTTTTCTCTAAGGAATACTTGAGAAAACCAAACAATGAAAACATTGCTAGATTATTAGCTCATGGCGAATGCCGAGATTTTCCAAGTATGTTGGGTTCAATTGATTGCATGCATTGGAAGTGGAAAAATTGTCCAATTGAATAGAAAGGTCAATATTGTGATCATATTTGTAAGCCTACTATTATTTTGGAGACAGTGGCATCATATGATCTTTGGATATGGCATGTATTTTTAAGGTTATCTAGGTtaaataatgatattaatgtgTTAGAGCGGTCTCATatatttaatgattttattgAAGGACGTGCTCCTACAGTACATTACTCAATCAATAGTTATGACTATACAATGGGATATTACCTTGCTGATGGCATATATCTAAAGTGGGCAACATTTGTGAAAACAAACCCATCTCCACAAGGACAAAAACGAAAATTATTTGCAACAGTCCAAGGGGCGTATAGGAAGGATGTTAAGCGTGCATTTGGAGTGCTTCAAGCACGTTTCGCAATTGTCCGTGAACCTGCAAGATTTTTCCATCTTGAAACACTCCAAAAAATCATGAAAGCGTGTATAATTCTCCATAACATGATTGTTGAAGATGAGCGGGATGATAATGAAGTGGTAGACTTGGATTATGAACAAATAGATAAAGTGGATAATTCTCCTATGCAAGTGTCACGTGAACAAAGTGATGGATTTATGGCATACATTAAGAGTTATGGACGCATTAGAGACCGAGAAATTTATTCTCAACTCCAGTTGGACCTCATTAAACATTTATGGCAATTGCAAAGCAAGTCGTAGGAACTTCCTTTTTTATATGTTGAGAAGCATGAGTCATAGGAATTTGTGTGAGTGTgtgaattttattgtaatttggtttgAGTTATGTATGTGAGTAATCTATGAACTACATTGTTCCAGCTATAATATGTGttctattttatatgttttcttatGAAGTTCCTCCATTTCATAGTTCACATTGTTCCAAGATTGCTTCCGGACAATTGAGACAATTGTTTTAGTCATagataaatttgtatatatatatatatatatatataatttggtttaaaaaaaaataatgttgttaTACTAGATGATAATAGGCTATCATGAcgattgagaaatttttttttagtcaaaagataaatgtgtatatatataatttgggattaaaacaaaatattattgtcACACTAGATAATTATTTGCTATCATGATGattgagaaattgttttagtaaataaaaaaaatgtataagtataattttgggttaaaaaaataatttgctaACACTAGACGATTATTTACTATAATGTGGCGGTAGCGGTGGTGGTGGGGGTGGCGGTAATGGCAGTGGTAGCGGTTGTGATGGTTgcgattgttgtttattgtagtggatatattattttattgtaataaatatattatttcattgtgttgaaagataaaatagatccactgttactagatgttttgtaaagtgagtaagtaaaatagataaaataactttttgtggtgccaaatagctaaatttttagcttcactgctatggatgctcttagcacatggttttttttttttttttttgaagaacatAATACATGGTTTTTTTTAAGGAACATTATACATTGTTTTGATTTAAGTTCTTCTGTTGATTTCAGTTGATAAGTGATCGCTAATTTGTGGGGAAACCCCTAATCAATTCAATCATTGAAATTAATCTACCCATCCATGGTTGATGAGTTGTCATTTAGTTTAGGGTAAGGGTACACTATGATCATTAGAATCAAGCTCAATgcaattttaatcaaatttggtGTAAAAAACTCACTTTTGTTATTTTAACTACTCATTTTTATtatctcaaaaatatatatatatatatatttgtgggaacacaatttatttgtccgctttggggattTTCGCCTCACCTCAGGCCAAGGGCTTGCCTTGTAGCCGATATTGGATTTTTGGCTTGACACCCGCACGGTTTTGTCCTCTTAGCGAGTGTGGGCATGCTCATTGTGCAAGAGTCCCACATCGCTTAGAGAAGCGCTCCCCCTATGCCTTATAAGCTTGTACCCCTATTGCCTTGAGCACAAGCTTATAAGGCATAGGGGGAGCGCTTCTCTAAGCGATGTGGGACTCTTGCACAATGAGCATGCCCACACTCGCTAAGAGGACAAAGCCGTGCGGGTGTCAAGCCAAAAATCCAATATCGGCTACAAGGCAAGCCCTTGGCCTGAGGTGAGGCGAAaatccccaaagcggacaaataAATTGTGTTCCCACAATATTCATTTGCAAATAGACCTACATCATAGTCGATTTCCTATAACTATTtcgtttaaaattttatttcattgatttttttaggcaaaaatactattttggtccttacattttgggatcacggtcaatttggtccctatttTTAACTATTAACAGAAAATGTCTAGATGGCAAACGGTGTACATTGTTGGCACACTTAAAACTGATGTGGCtgctaaaataataataataaattaccaCATCAGCATCtgaatttaagaaaattaatttattaattttaaataaattaattaatgaaaaaccaacaataaattagagtttaaatctGGGAAATCTTGAACATAGATGAAGATGAAGCcagaaaaattaaaacccaaatcaacaTTAGTCAACCACGAGTCCCCTCTCTTTAtccatttcatcaaaaaaaaaaaaaaaaaacacaagtcCCTTCTCTTTGGTCCGATCCAAGAACCTATTAGGGAGTAATGAATCTAAATCGGGGTCAAGTGGTGGCGAAGACTCTTTGCTTTGGTCCTTTGTAGGTGAACTCCGAACTACCCACAAGAACCTTTGCTCACTTCTCTCTAACCTTACAGCTAAATCCTTCAACTACTCCTTTGAGAACAATCGTAAGCTTCCAAAGCACAAAAATACAACGCTCCTATTCGGTTGTATGTCCAGCCATTTTaaacattccacctcgtcaatCATTTGAAGCAATCAATGGTACATCACAAAAGATTGGTGGGGTGGGATCATTTGGGACACAAAGTCCATTGGATAAATTTTCCAAGGCTCTTGGTTCGAGTGATTCAAACAAGTTTACAATGATTCCAATAGATTTTGGTATATGAGTTTCAaaggttgatttgggttttgatttttctatgtTCATGTTTAGGATTTtccagatctgaatttttttttttttgggtttttagtttttatttttaatt
This genomic window contains:
- the LOC126697805 gene encoding uncharacterized protein LOC126697805, which gives rise to MGKSIPSTTKFQEFAKIIASDKLPRPKRAKPISRIRVSSPETAKPGAVRVDSERKKIMESSETQQNRLPLALVVSDCVKRWFQDTLKEAKAGDSAMQVLVGQMYSSGYGVPKDPHKGRGWISKASKSRVSVWNVSDKHPGYNASDSDSDESKGKAK
- the LOC126696663 gene encoding uncharacterized protein LOC126696663, giving the protein MGYYLADGIYLKWATFVKTNPSPQGQKRKLFATVQGAYRKDVKRAFGVLQARFAIVREPARFFHLETLQKIMKACIILHNMIVEDERDDNEVVDLDYEQIDKVDNSPMQVSREQSDGFMAYIKSYGRIRDREIYSQLQLDLIKHLWQLQSKS